The following nucleotide sequence is from Endozoicomonas sp. GU-1.
CTGGTAAAGCCAGGCGTAGTTACCGGTGATGACGTTCAGAAAATCTTTGCAGCTGCCAAGGCCGGTGAGTTTGCGCTGCCAGCAGTGAACGTTGTTGGTACCGATTCAATCAACGCAGTTCTTGAAGCTGCGGCAAAAGTGAAGTCTCCTGTTATCATTCAGTTCTCCAACGGTGGTGCGTCCTTCTTCTCAGGTAAAGGCCTGAAGACTGACCCTGCCGGTGCCCTGGGTGCCATTACCGGTGCAAAATACGTCCACGCAGTTGCTGAAGCTTACGGCATCCCTGTAATCCTTCACACTGACCACGCCGCACGCAAACTGCTGCCATGGATCGATGCTCTGCTGACTGCGGGTGAAGAGTTTTACGAGCAGCACGGCAAGCCACTGTTCTCTTCGCACATGATCGACCTGTCCGAAGAGTCTCTGGAAGAAAACATTGCCACCTGCGCTGAATACCTGACGCGCATGGCCAAAATGGACATGACACTGGAGTTCGAACTGGGCTGCACTGGCGGTGAAGAAGACGGCGTTGATAACTCTCACATGGACAGCTCCATGCTGTACACCCAGCCAGAAGACGTAGCCTACGCTTACGAAATTCTGAGCCAGATCAGCCACCGCTTCACCATCGCCGCTTCTTTCGGCAACGTTCACGGCGTATACAAGCCAGGTAATGTTCAGCTGACACCGAAGATTCTCGACAACTCCCAGAAGTACTGCTCTGAGAAGTTCGGCCTTCCAGCCAAGTCACTGAACTTCGTATTCCACGGCGGCTCTGGCTCAACCCTGGAAGAGATCCGTGAATCCGTCTCTTACGGCGTAGTAAAGATGAACATCGACACAGACACCCAATGGGCGTGCTGGGAGGGCGTTCTGAACTACTACAAGAAGAACGAAGCTTACCTGCAGGGCCAGCTGGGCAACCCTGAAGGTGCCGACAAGCCAAACAAGAAGTTCTACGACCCACGGGTTTGGCTGCGAGCTGGCCAGGAGTCCATGATCTCCCGTCTTGAGCAAGCCCATAATGACCTGAACAGCATCGACGTGCTGTAATAAGAGCCAGGAGGCTGACCGAGAATAGCGCCCGTCTAGGCGACCCCGTAGCGAGGATGGCAGAAAATTGAGGATAAAAAGTCGGAAATTTTTAGCGAATAGTGGTTCTATTTGCTAAAAATTTCCGACTTTTTAGACCAATTTGCTGCCACCACACGACTGCATGGATGCAGGAGCTAGAGCAACGCAGGAGCAGTTGCCGGTAGGGCAGTCTATTCTCGGTCAGCCTCCTAGACACCGGCACTTGCCGGTGTCTATCCCCCTTCCCCAGAACCTCTCAAGCCAGAATCCCCCCTCTCAAAACATCAAAAGCAGCGAAATCTCCCGTTTCTTCTAAACTCTTTAGTACTTTTGACGATAAATCCACACAACTCTAAACAAAAAAGAATGGGGAAAGACCATGCCCAGACAGAAAGCACAACCCAAAAGCACCACCACAAAAACTAAGCAGCAAGCCAAATCATCCAATGATGAATGGGTCGGGCTCAGCTTCCGAGTATCCCCTGAGTTTTCCAGGGAATTTAAGGTGTATGCAGCCAAGAATGACTTTAAGCTGGTTGATTTACTGAAAGAAGGCTTTAAAGCTCTGAAAAAGCAGAGACGCCAGTCCCAAGCTCGTTAAGACTCACTTTAGCCAGAGACCGATCCGAAATCAGAGTAAGACAGAGGATTGGTGGGTAAAGGGGAACAAGAAAATTTACACACAAAAAAATCAGCCATCAGGCTGATTTTTTTTGATTGGATGTTTAGACGAGGCTGACTCTTGTGACAAGCAAATTCTACCTCAACGCTGGCAAGCGTTGTATTCTGAAAACTGAGCTATTCAGGCTGCGAAGGTGATTTTAAGAATTTTTCAGCCCCGACTCTCTGAAAGAGAATAAGTGGCGTCCCCTAGGGGACTCGAACCCCTGTTACCGCCGTGAAAGGGCGGTGTCCTAGGCCACTAGACGAAGGGGACGCAAAACCTTCTGACTTAAATGAGCAATCATCACTTAAGCTCTAGATTTGGAACAAAGCAAGCAATAACTCTTGTCACAAGAAAGTGTTAAAACACTCTGCAACAGCGTGGTCTAACAACCAAGTAATTACTCGCAAAAGAAATGGTGGAGCTAAGCGGGATCGAACCGCTGACCTCAACACTGCCAGTGTTGCGCTCTCCCAGCTGAGCTATAGCCCCATATCAACCTGTCGCATTATGCCATTCTGGATAACAAATACAACATTTTGATAATAAGTGGCGTCCCCTAGGGGACTCGAACCCCTGTTACCGCCGTGAAAGGGCGGTGTCCTAGGCCACTAGACGAAGGGGACGCAATCCTTCTGACTTAAATGACACAATCATCACTTAAGCTCTAGATTTGGAGCGGGAAACGAGGTTCGAACTCGCGACCTCAACCTTGGCAAGGTTGCGCTCTACCAACTGAGCTATTCCCGCAGTGAAACTTTTTAAAGACAGCTTCCGGTCTGAATCTGGAGCGGGAAACGAGGCTCGAACTCGCGACCTCAACCTTGGCAAGGTTGCGCTCTACCAACTGAGCTATTCCCGCAATGAAGATATATTAAGGATTCTTCAAATCCTGCTCTCTGGTCAGAGAATAAGTGGCGTCCCCTAGGGGACTCGAACCCCTGTTACCGCCGTGAAAGGGCGGTGTCCTAGGCCACTAGACGAAGGGGACGCAATCCTTCTGACTTAAATGACACAATTATCACTTAAGCTCTAGATTTGGAGCGGGAAACGAGGTTCGCTCTTGTCACAAGAAAGTGCGACCTCAACCTTGGCAAGGTTGCGCTCTACCAACTGAGCTATTCCCGCAGTGAAACATTTTTAAGACAGTTTCAGGTCTGAATCTGGAGCGGGAAACGAGGTTCGAACTCGCGACCTCAACCTTGGCAAGGTTGCGCTCTACCAACTGAGCTATTCCCGCAGTGAAGACATGTTAAGGATTCTTCAAATCCTGCTCTCTGGTCAAGAGAATTAAGTGGCGTCCCCTAGGGGACTCGAACCCCTGTTACCGCCGTGAAAGGGCGGTGTCCTAGGCCACTAGACGAAGGGGACGCAAACATCGAACGATGTTTGGTGGAGCTAAGCGGGATCGAACCGCTGACCTCAACACTGCCAGTGTTGCGCTCTCCCAGCTGAGCTATAGCCCCAAAACCTTCGCAGCAACAATACTTAGCGTATTCAACAACTGCTTTTGCTTTAGCACCTCTCGCAGGAAGCTTTGTTTTGCCACCCCCGAAACGCAGGGCGAATGATATGGATGCCCCCCTATCCTGTCAAGCGTCGCTTATAAAAATTATGATCAAATAATAGTGCAGTTATATATGCATCTATAGAAAAGGCCGGTAGACAACCGGCCTTAGCCCAAAGAAGCCGCCGGGTTAAAGCGCTGCAAACTCTTTTTCCAGACGTTTCGCTTCTTTTTTGGACACGCCACCCAACACCTCAACAGCATGACGCAGGCGTGCACGCGTCATATCCGGGCCCAGGATCTCCATGGACTCCATAACAGACCAGGAGTTTGGCGTACCGGCAATAGCAACAAAGACAGGATGATTAAAATCACCCAGCTTAATGTCCATCGCTTTGGAAAGCCCTTTAATTTCCGCGAAAATCTGATCACGCTGCCACTGGCGCAACTGTTCAAGCTTCCAGAGCGTGAACTGCAACACCTTCTTAACATCACCCGCTTCCAGCTTTTTATGGGCAAAGTCTTCAGGCGACAGATTCAACATACCGGAGAACATAAAGGCAGCAATAGGAGCAAAATCGCTGAGACGCTCAACCCGCTCTTTCGCCATTGGCAGAAACTTCATCAGGTAGTCACGGTTCAGCAACCAGTGATGCAGGCGATCAGCAAATTGCTCTGTGGTCAGGTTTTCGCGAATCCAGCTGGCATTCAACCAGGACAGTTTTTCCTGGTCAAAAATCGGGCCACCCAGAGAGACCCTTTTGAGATCAAAATCCGCCAGCATCTCTTCCAGGCTGAACTTCTCCCGCTCATCCGGCATGGACCAGCCCATACGACCCAGGTAGTTCAACAGTGCTTCCGGCAGATACCCCATATCACGATAGTAAGTAATACAGGTTGGGTTCTTGCGCTTGGACAACTTGCTCTTATCAGGGTTTCGCAACAACGGCATATGGCAGAGCACAGGCATCTGCCAGCCAAAGTATTGGTACAACAACTGATGCTTGGGCGCAGAGTTGATCCACTCCTCACCACGAATAACGTGCGTGATTTCCATCAGATGGTCATCAACAACATTGGCCAGGTGATAGGTTGGCATGCCATCGGCTTTCACCAGAACCTGCATATCCACCTGGGACCAGTCAATCTCGATGGTACCACGGAGCATATCATCCACTGTGCAGATGCCACTCTCAGGCACTTTCATCCGGACAACGTGAGGCTCGCCCGCATTCAGCCTGGCCTGAACGTCGTCTTCAGAAAGATGTAGGCAGTGACCATCGTACCCGGGTGTCTGCTTGTTCGCCGTTTGCTCTGCACGCAGGGCATCAAGACGCTCTGATGAGCAGAAGCAACGGAACGCATGCCCTTTATCCAACAGGATTTGAGCATGATCAGCGTAGATTTCCCGGCGCTCACTCTGCCGATAAGGGCCGTGTGGGCCGCCAACATCAGGACCCTCATCCCAATTCAAACCAAGCCAGCGCAGCGAGTCGAGAATCTGTTGCTCGGATTCAGGGGTACTTCTGGTTTGATCCGTATCTTCTATACGAAGCAGGAACTGGCCGCCCTGACTCTTGGCAAACGCCAGATTAAACAGGGCGATATAGGCAGTACCGACATGAGGATCGCCGGTAGGGGAAGGTGCAATACGGGTGCGTACAGTCATGGAATTGCTTTCTCAATAACGCCCGAGCCCCAATGGGCGCAGGCTGACAGAATGCCAAAACAGGTATTATAAGGCTGAGAGCCAACAGCACCCAAATATTGATTGAATTCAGTGGCTTCAGGCTTCCCTTTTTATCCCTAAACGGGACATCAACCAGCCAATGGTAGTACCCTGAATCAACAGTGAGAAAAGAATAACGGCCAGCGTCATTTCTATGATCATGCGCTTTTCAGGCATGGAGTCCGGAATCGATAGCATCAGGGCAACAGGCACAACCCCTCTCAATCCGCCCCAGAACATCACCTTCATTGAATTGCTGTCCACTTTATTACTCAATGGCATCAGGTTACTGACGGGCAGCAACAGATATACCACCAGAAAGCGCGCCATAAGAACGGCGACAATAGCAATGATTAACGTGGGGTAGATCATACCGAGCCGCTCAATATTCCGCAGCAGGAAGTCCTCACTTAACCCTAACAGCAGGAAAATAAAGCTATTGGCCACAAATGCCATAAACTCCCAGTAAGGGTCCAGGTGACGCAAAGTCATAAAGTCAGCCATCGCCCGACGGCCATAGCTGCGAGTGACAATCCCGGCAGCGATAACCGACATGACACCGGACGTTTCAAAGACATGGTCAGCAATAATAAAGCTGGTAAAAGCCAGGATAGTTGTCAGAGCAATATGCACATAAGGCATCCCCCGGGACAACCTGAGCAGCACCAGCATGGCTGCCCCCATGGCCGCACCCACAAAAATCCCGCCAAAGAAAACCCTGAAGAACTCGACAAAGGCAGCAAAAGCCGTGCTACCAGACACCCCTGTTCCCGATTGGATAATCGAGAGCACAATGCCAAACATAACGATCGCGGTTGCATCGTTAAACAAACTCTCTGCATCCATCAGCAGAGACATCCGTTCAGGCGCTTTCACCTCTTTAAACAGCGCAATCACGGCCACTGGATCCGTTGCCGAAATCAGCGCACCAAACAACAGCGCGCCCGCCAGCGTCAGAGGCGTCAACTCACCCAGAATCACACCGAGAACCAGTGTCGACAAAATGACTCCCACAATGGCCAGCATCAATACAGGCACCAGCTCTTTCATCAGGGCGGAAAACTTTATATTGATGGCTGCCTCAAACACCAGTACGGGGAGCAAAACGTACATAATCAGGTCATGAGTCAGGGAAAGACGGAGTACAGGTGCCAGTATTTCAGAATATTCAGCCGCCATCCCCAGGGCCATACCGATCACAACCAGCCCAATGGTATAGGGAAAACGCAGCTTTTTAAGCAGGATTGCCGAAATGGCCGCCAGTAAAAACAGACCGCAAAAGATCAGCATAGGGATGGCGAGACCAGCGCCAGAGTGTGTTACCGACATTTCCTGTTCCGTTAATAAATAAATGCCGAAATGAAGAGGGATCATAAGCTCGGCATTTCAGGCCATGGGTACAATTTACCCGTGGCCATATTGACCGGTCAGTCCATATCTCGACATACATCAGGGATGGCGAGGTGAGAAGTAATACCAGAGATAGCGGAGGGCAACATAAAGTACGATTACCGTCGCCACCAAAAGTTCAAAACCGGCCAGATTGTTAATAACATCACAAACTTTTTGATAGCCCTGTTGATGAAGTATATCTGCCAGCTTAAACAACGCTGTAGCCCCAATTACCATCGGAAATGTGAAAGCAGCATATCCTGGCGAAAACGGCAGGCGCAGTAAGCGTACAAACGCAACATAGACCAGACTCGTCATAAAAATAGCCAATGGCAGCAGGACCGCAACCAGTAAGTAATTCGGCTGGTCAGTTATGGACAGGTAGCCCGCCAGAGAAAGGCTCGCCGGTGCCGCCATAATGGCAAATGTGGGCAGTGCAGCATCAGGAATCTTCTCTCTGAAAATCAAACGATACAACATCACTGGCAGCTTTATGAAGTAGCAGCATAGTCCAAAAACAAACAACGTAAAGACAAGTTCCTCATGCCCCATACCCTTGCTGGTCACTGCCGCGACAATAATGCCAACGGGTGGCACAAACCAGCTTGGAACCATTTGGTGCAAATGGAAATCAATGAACCTGTGAGCCGTAAAACTGATGAACAAAAGCAGATGAGCAACCAAAGCCAGCAGCCAGAGCCCTCTGGCAAAAGCAGGCGTTGCCATCAACAAAGATTGCGCAATGACCATACTGGCCATGGCACAGGTTGGCATCACGCTGCTTACCACAGGATGAGCCAGATCCTCCCGAAACAAACCGGGATTGCTGACAAATTTCAGAATAATGGCCAAAACCAGCAGGCTGGCCACCAGCGCCGAGGACAACTTGAACCACCCGGCGAAGTCCGGCAACACCAGAGCCCAGACAGCTCCCAGACTGGCAATACCCAAAGCCAGACCTCCCAGCGGAGTCGGCACATTCCTGAAACGGACACTCAAAGCCATTTTACGCATTGGCAAGCCATCCTTCTGACTAACAACGACCACTTGCACTTAAGCAGTTAACCAAATGGAAATAGTTGGAATAAAGATATAACTCAACAGCAAATAAGAAAAATCAAACTTTTGGATAGTAAGATTAAGTTTTATTGATAGCGAAACCGAATCCATCCAGGATTACCGAAAATCCCCGACGACCCGGCGCTATGAGAAAAGCCTGCCTATAGCGCTTCTATAGGCCCGCCGTATTCAATCACCAGTGTAAACTCATCGCGCAACCACTGCGGTACATTATTCTGCAGGTAGAATTCCACGTCGGTGAGCAACTGCTGCCTCACCTCCTGGCTGCAATCGTGATTAACCATAAGTTTCAACTGAAGTTGGCCCCTGGTGTTACCCTTCGCTGCAACACCGCACACGTGTTCATTCCTATAAGTCAGAACTCCAACAGATTTCGTTATTACATTCTTCATCTTCATTATCAAGGCCCTTTCTGAATCTACGGATGAAGTACCCGCTGCGTCAGTGTTGGCAACGCCTCGAAAAGCTCCGTTGATTTCATTACGGATAGGGCCCTGTACTAATTCCACATTTCTGTCTGTTATCGATTCAATGCCATTTGTAGAAATCGTTTGTTCTGGCGGATCCAGGCCAGGTGTCGGACGCACAGCGCCAAGTGCAGCAAGGGCGGGAGATAACGAATGATCACCCGCACCCGAAGGGGTAGCATAACCTGTGGATTGCGTTAGAGTTACAGCAGTGACATTTTGCATAATCATTTTATCTACGTGAACGTGATGTCAGGAATCGAGGAAATTCGATATCGGAACACAAACCATTCAAAATCCTGGAATCAAACATTAGCTGCTTAACGCTTGAGGGCCAGTTGTAAAACTGGATAAATGACGCAGGCCCCATCAGAGTGTAATCCGTTAATTGAACCTCAAAGAACGCCCCATTCTTCTTCCTTAACTTTTCAATCCCATCCCTGAGAACCTTGGGATTATCTTCATATCCTTCATGCACATCACAAAACAAACCACTCTCAACAGTGGTGCAGAGCATCTCCCCTCCCCGTCGGATAAATTCCGTGAGCACAGGGCCTAAATACCCTTGGGGATATCCTGAAACCAATAAACAACTACTGCAATCATCAGGCAGGCACTTGTTAATATCTTTTGGGAACTCAGCTTGTTCAACAGGTAAAAATCTGGTTAGCGGTTCACGGTCATAGCATTTCACGCTGACTCCTCTCATCGAATCAAAACATTTTTCTAGAAATGCTTGCCCCGAGCCAATGCTGAGAACGTTTTTTGGAAAAGCGTCTTGATAAGCGCTTTCACATAAAGAGAGCATGACCCCCAGAAATCTTACAGGATCTAAGCGGCCGCAACCGGGAACCGCTATAAAAGGAAATATTATATTTGAACGTTCGATATTATTCATAACAAGTTCACATAAAGCCTTTTTTGACTTACTTTTTGGTTCTTGCGAATCATCATCAGACTGAGGTTCACAATGCAGGTAATACAAAGCTAACATTGTCACCGCAGCCTTATGAAACTCTGGGTTACGAAGGCAATATGCTATTGTTGGATTGTTTGCAATAAAAGTGGAAACCAGTGTGTCTGCTGATTCCCCGGAGGGAAGCTCAGGGGCTGAGTTATCAGGCTTTCCCGGGGATTTGTGTGTACTTCCACTACAGACTGAAACGGCACTGGCTTTATGCGTGTCAACATTCGCCTTTTGGGAAGTTTCCGGCAGAACCGGAACTGTAGCTTGATACCTTAAACTTACTGTTGCATCAGCGGAAGCAGATTGAACATCGTGATTCCCCAATACAGCATTTTGTGTCATTGATTCTTCATAAGACGGTGATTGATCAGCTCCAGTAACAGGAGAAGAGGAGGGAGAAATCATAAGCATAACCTTACATTTCTTAAACTCGGACCAGTGCAGACCACAAAAATCCAGATAGGTTCCTGCTTAATTTCAGATTTTAAATAAAGCTGTGGTTTTTCAAGTTTTCAGCATGTCCGGGCGTAAGTAGTTAACCAAAGATTGAAATATCCAAATCCTGTTCTACCTTTACAACTCCAGTCCAACAAAAATCAGCCTGCACAACAAAACATGAAACTTTCTAATGCTCTAAAAGCATTGATCCTCAATACACTTGTCTTTGTTTTGACCGGCTGCACTCACGGCGAGAGGTTTAAAAAAGTGATTCCCCACCTTCAAGTCAGGCTGCAATCCGGCTTTGAACTCCAACATGGAGCTTATAAGCCAGTCTCCGGTTCAGATGACGATACAATCAAGTCAGAGATATTAAAGCGCTTTCAAGAGCTTTCAAAAGTCAAAGTAATTGAACTTTCAGATTTTGACAAAATATTACGCCCCATTGGCGTAGGCATGCAAACCATTATCGAACAGACACTCTTAAAGCTAATTGAAGAAAGAACCGTCACCAGGGTGATGGTGTTATTTCATACGAAAGCCCCTGCAACCCCGCTGGTTTCTCCCGAGAATACAGCACCCCCTGAAGCCATGTCCATACATATGCAAGGTGACAGTGCACGGGCGAAAACCATTAGCGACAGAACTGTCACCGTCAGAAACCTGGCCAAATCAGACCCTGAAAAAGTGACCCTCTACATAGCCTACCCTGAGAGCGGTATGCAGATCAGAGACACCAAACAGCAGGCAATTTATCAGAAAGAAATGGCCAACGAACAGAACAAATGCCTGAAAGATCTCCCATTGTCACATCAAAGTATGCCCGATAATTTAGTAGGAGCTTCTTACATCATGACCGGCACTGATGCAGACGAGGACAGCCAACCGCTCTATTTTGGTCTCAGAGCAGTCCAGGCTATAGATGGTGGTAAAAAGAATATGACCTGGACATTCTGGCTGGGAGAACTCAACGACGCGGAGATTCAGCCGCACTATCAAGAGGTGAAAACCTATTTGCAAAGTGGTGTTCCAACGGATCTGGATCTGAAACTGCCATAGCCCAAAGGTATATAGCCCAAAGGTATATAAAAAAGACCCCGGCGAGACAATACAAAGTGTATTGATGCCGGGGCCATTCTTTGTCAACGTTTTTGTCAACGTTGATGTTTGATGTCAGCTTTTACATTTCTCAAGACTTGCTGGTGAACTCCGGATACGCTTCCATACCACACTCAGTAAGGTCAGCACCCTCGTACTCTTCTTCTTCGGAGATACGCAGACCCATGATTACCTTGATCACACCCCAGACAACCAGAGAAGCACCGAACACCCAGGCGAAGATGCTGCCAATACCCAACAGCTGAGCACCCAGGGAAGCGTCGCTGTTGGTCAGAGGTACCGCCAGCAGACCCCAGATACCCACAACACCGTGAACAGAGATAGCACCCACCGGATCATCAATACGCAGTTTGTCCAGCGCCAAAATAGAGAAGACCACCAGGGCACCACCAACAGCACCGATCAGCGTTGCGCCCAGGGCGGTTGGCGTCAGCGGCTCTGCGGTAATGGCAACCAGGCCAGCCAGGGCACCGTTCAGAGCCATAGTCAGGTCAGCCTTACCAAACAACAGTCTGGCAACGATCAGGGCAGCAATAACACCACCGGCGGCACCGGCATTGGTGTTGACAAAAATCTGGGCAACAGCGTTGGCATTTTCCACATCGGCAATCTTCAGCTGAGAGCCGCCGTTGAAACCGAACCAGCCCAGCCAGAGGATAAAGGTACCCAGAGTAGCCAGTGGCAGGTTAGCGCCAGGCATGGCATTAACGGAACCGTTCGATGCGTACTTGCCTTTACGGGCACCCAGCAGCAGCACACCCGCCAGGGCAGCAGAAGCACCCGCCATGTGCACCACGCCGGAACCGGCAAAATCCTGGAAGCCAGCTTCGTTCAGGAAGCCACCGCCCCATTTCCAGAAACCCTGTACCGGATAGATGAAGCCCGTCATAAAGACCGCAAACAGCAGGAAGGCCCACAGTTTCATGCGCTCAGCAACGGCACCGGAAACGATGGACATGGCAGTAGCTACGAAGACCACCTGAAAGAAGAAGTCAGAACGCAGAGAGTAGTAAGGTGCATCTTCACCACCACCAAGTACCGACTCGACGCTGTTCTCAGTGCCCAGCAGCGTGCCGAACAGAGGCATGATGCCGCCTTCGTTAGCCCCCGGATACATGATCTGATAACCACAGAGCAGGTACATGGTGCAGGCAATGGCAAACAGGGCAATGTTCTTGGTCAGAATTTCAACGGTGTTCTTGGAGCGCACCAGACCGGCTTCCAGCATGGCAAAGCCAGCGGCCATCCACATGACCAGTGCACCACACATCAGGAAATAAAAAGTGTCGAGCGCATACGACAGCTGAGTTATATCTTCCACGGGACCCCTCCCAGTAAAATTCACATCTTTTTTATCTTTCTTTTCAGCTAAGGGCTGTATTTAGCTCAAAGCTGTGT
It contains:
- the fbaA gene encoding class II fructose-bisphosphate aldolase; translated protein: MSQKILDLVKPGVVTGDDVQKIFAAAKAGEFALPAVNVVGTDSINAVLEAAAKVKSPVIIQFSNGGASFFSGKGLKTDPAGALGAITGAKYVHAVAEAYGIPVILHTDHAARKLLPWIDALLTAGEEFYEQHGKPLFSSHMIDLSEESLEENIATCAEYLTRMAKMDMTLEFELGCTGGEEDGVDNSHMDSSMLYTQPEDVAYAYEILSQISHRFTIAASFGNVHGVYKPGNVQLTPKILDNSQKYCSEKFGLPAKSLNFVFHGGSGSTLEEIRESVSYGVVKMNIDTDTQWACWEGVLNYYKKNEAYLQGQLGNPEGADKPNKKFYDPRVWLRAGQESMISRLEQAHNDLNSIDVL
- the gltX gene encoding glutamate--tRNA ligase — encoded protein: MTVRTRIAPSPTGDPHVGTAYIALFNLAFAKSQGGQFLLRIEDTDQTRSTPESEQQILDSLRWLGLNWDEGPDVGGPHGPYRQSERREIYADHAQILLDKGHAFRCFCSSERLDALRAEQTANKQTPGYDGHCLHLSEDDVQARLNAGEPHVVRMKVPESGICTVDDMLRGTIEIDWSQVDMQVLVKADGMPTYHLANVVDDHLMEITHVIRGEEWINSAPKHQLLYQYFGWQMPVLCHMPLLRNPDKSKLSKRKNPTCITYYRDMGYLPEALLNYLGRMGWSMPDEREKFSLEEMLADFDLKRVSLGGPIFDQEKLSWLNASWIRENLTTEQFADRLHHWLLNRDYLMKFLPMAKERVERLSDFAPIAAFMFSGMLNLSPEDFAHKKLEAGDVKKVLQFTLWKLEQLRQWQRDQIFAEIKGLSKAMDIKLGDFNHPVFVAIAGTPNSWSVMESMEILGPDMTRARLRHAVEVLGGVSKKEAKRLEKEFAAL
- a CDS encoding cation:proton antiporter, with the protein product MSVTHSGAGLAIPMLIFCGLFLLAAISAILLKKLRFPYTIGLVVIGMALGMAAEYSEILAPVLRLSLTHDLIMYVLLPVLVFEAAINIKFSALMKELVPVLMLAIVGVILSTLVLGVILGELTPLTLAGALLFGALISATDPVAVIALFKEVKAPERMSLLMDAESLFNDATAIVMFGIVLSIIQSGTGVSGSTAFAAFVEFFRVFFGGIFVGAAMGAAMLVLLRLSRGMPYVHIALTTILAFTSFIIADHVFETSGVMSVIAAGIVTRSYGRRAMADFMTLRHLDPYWEFMAFVANSFIFLLLGLSEDFLLRNIERLGMIYPTLIIAIVAVLMARFLVVYLLLPVSNLMPLSNKVDSNSMKVMFWGGLRGVVPVALMLSIPDSMPEKRMIIEMTLAVILFSLLIQGTTIGWLMSRLGIKREA
- a CDS encoding TDT family transporter translates to MRKMALSVRFRNVPTPLGGLALGIASLGAVWALVLPDFAGWFKLSSALVASLLVLAIILKFVSNPGLFREDLAHPVVSSVMPTCAMASMVIAQSLLMATPAFARGLWLLALVAHLLLFISFTAHRFIDFHLHQMVPSWFVPPVGIIVAAVTSKGMGHEELVFTLFVFGLCCYFIKLPVMLYRLIFREKIPDAALPTFAIMAAPASLSLAGYLSITDQPNYLLVAVLLPLAIFMTSLVYVAFVRLLRLPFSPGYAAFTFPMVIGATALFKLADILHQQGYQKVCDVINNLAGFELLVATVIVLYVALRYLWYYFSPRHP
- a CDS encoding ammonium transporter is translated as MEDITQLSYALDTFYFLMCGALVMWMAAGFAMLEAGLVRSKNTVEILTKNIALFAIACTMYLLCGYQIMYPGANEGGIMPLFGTLLGTENSVESVLGGGEDAPYYSLRSDFFFQVVFVATAMSIVSGAVAERMKLWAFLLFAVFMTGFIYPVQGFWKWGGGFLNEAGFQDFAGSGVVHMAGASAALAGVLLLGARKGKYASNGSVNAMPGANLPLATLGTFILWLGWFGFNGGSQLKIADVENANAVAQIFVNTNAGAAGGVIAALIVARLLFGKADLTMALNGALAGLVAITAEPLTPTALGATLIGAVGGALVVFSILALDKLRIDDPVGAISVHGVVGIWGLLAVPLTNSDASLGAQLLGIGSIFAWVFGASLVVWGVIKVIMGLRISEEEEYEGADLTECGMEAYPEFTSKS